From a region of the Pontixanthobacter gangjinensis genome:
- a CDS encoding M16 family metallopeptidase: MIRFSRAMRSSALVLPFLLLTPQAVAQQTVSVPAIETALPAPQDLQTGNKTPWIYEGSDVPRDEEWLFGAMDNGLRYATRENGVPPGQVSIRIRIDAGSIHEEDNERGFAHLLEHLSFRESKYLAQGEAIPTWQRLGASFGSDTNAETSPTHTVYKLDLPDASPAALEESFKLLAGMMREPVLSTENLAAEVPIVLAEKRERGGPGMRVAEQSRANLFAGQRLAERLPIGTEATLKGATAEAMQAFHDRWYRPENTVISVAGDFDPIIFASLVEKYFSDWEGKGPLTPAPDFGDPVAPAGADPANPVGETLVMVEPDLPRSFTYAYLRPWRLVDDTIVYNQGRLADQLALAIIQRRLESRARAGGSFLYASVEQDKVSRSADLTLISFAPITDNWQAALVDVRAIIADALATAPSQDEIDREAEQYETIFASLVEQRAVMPGSGLADELIGAVDIREAVAAPETFVDVFKGVKDNVTPQEILERTRRLFAGDVIRSTYVTPVAGEASEAAIQLALKTSVEPNTGARLASKPISFEELAPVGRPGELVSLGSLGLQGVTRVEFANGTTAILSPTQAEPGRVSVRLNFGAGYRAFGEEDGAYIALGEAALISSGQGTLGQEELDRISNGRVMGFDFGIDSSQFTFSAQTREADLEDQLYLFANKLAEPRWDPNPVIRSKAAQQLAYESYATSPGGVLSRDLEYLLRNKDGRFKTADAQDLAAATPEGFRKVWEPILAQGKVEVLIFGDFNETDAISMLSRTIGAIPPRTSIAAEVLARVPEFPAAGTATVVRTHRGDANQAAVVMAWPTGGGVNGLPESRQLEILTSLFTNRLIDAMRERAGASYSPQVVTNWPVDLDAGGRITAFAQLKPEDVPVFFAAADAIAKDLAVNPPSADELARTTEPLKQLVSRSMTGNLFWLYQIEGSSRDPRRLYHLQTILTDYSVTTPERMQALAQKYLNARPGWRMAIIPEGQTLATSAEDASPARIRAVPPRETGR, encoded by the coding sequence ATGATCAGATTTTCGCGCGCAATGCGTTCTTCCGCCCTGGTTCTGCCTTTCTTGCTTCTGACCCCGCAAGCAGTGGCGCAGCAGACCGTTTCTGTTCCCGCGATAGAGACCGCGCTGCCCGCGCCGCAGGATTTGCAAACCGGCAATAAGACACCGTGGATCTACGAAGGCAGCGATGTTCCGCGTGACGAGGAATGGCTGTTTGGCGCGATGGACAACGGTCTGCGCTATGCAACCCGCGAAAACGGTGTTCCGCCCGGTCAGGTGTCTATCCGTATCCGGATCGACGCCGGGTCAATCCACGAAGAGGACAACGAACGCGGCTTTGCGCATTTGCTCGAACACCTCAGCTTCCGCGAAAGCAAATATCTGGCGCAAGGCGAGGCGATCCCGACTTGGCAGCGGCTTGGTGCGAGTTTTGGCAGCGACACCAATGCAGAGACCAGCCCAACGCATACGGTCTATAAGTTGGACCTGCCCGACGCCTCTCCCGCCGCCTTGGAAGAAAGCTTTAAACTGCTCGCCGGGATGATGCGTGAACCGGTTTTGTCGACCGAGAATTTGGCCGCTGAAGTGCCCATTGTGCTGGCCGAAAAGCGTGAGCGCGGTGGCCCCGGAATGCGCGTCGCAGAACAATCGCGGGCAAATTTGTTTGCGGGGCAGAGGCTTGCAGAACGCTTGCCGATCGGAACCGAAGCGACGCTGAAGGGTGCCACAGCGGAGGCGATGCAGGCCTTCCATGATCGCTGGTATCGTCCTGAAAACACCGTGATCTCGGTTGCGGGTGATTTTGACCCGATAATTTTTGCGTCTCTGGTTGAAAAATATTTCAGCGATTGGGAAGGCAAAGGACCGCTCACGCCCGCACCTGATTTTGGCGATCCGGTAGCGCCTGCCGGGGCTGATCCGGCCAATCCGGTTGGCGAAACTCTGGTCATGGTAGAGCCCGATTTGCCGCGCAGTTTCACCTATGCCTATTTGCGGCCTTGGCGGCTTGTCGATGATACCATTGTCTATAATCAAGGCCGGCTGGCCGATCAGCTCGCGCTGGCGATCATCCAGCGCCGACTTGAATCGCGGGCAAGGGCGGGCGGTTCATTTCTTTATGCTTCGGTGGAGCAAGATAAAGTCAGCCGCTCGGCCGATCTGACATTGATCTCCTTCGCGCCAATAACCGATAATTGGCAAGCGGCGCTGGTCGATGTTCGGGCGATCATCGCCGATGCCTTGGCAACCGCGCCATCGCAGGACGAGATCGACCGTGAGGCCGAGCAGTACGAAACCATCTTTGCCAGTCTGGTCGAACAGCGGGCTGTAATGCCCGGATCCGGCCTTGCCGATGAATTGATCGGTGCGGTAGATATTCGTGAAGCGGTTGCTGCGCCCGAAACCTTCGTTGATGTCTTCAAGGGAGTGAAGGATAATGTCACGCCGCAAGAAATTCTTGAACGAACCCGCCGCTTATTTGCAGGTGATGTTATCCGATCGACATATGTCACTCCGGTTGCAGGCGAGGCCAGCGAGGCCGCGATTCAATTGGCACTCAAAACCAGTGTCGAGCCAAATACCGGCGCGCGCCTGGCGTCCAAACCGATCTCGTTTGAAGAGTTGGCGCCTGTCGGCAGACCCGGCGAACTGGTGTCCTTGGGAAGTCTTGGCTTGCAAGGCGTGACCAGAGTTGAATTTGCTAATGGCACAACCGCGATCCTCTCGCCCACTCAGGCTGAGCCAGGACGGGTTTCTGTGCGACTCAATTTTGGCGCCGGTTACCGCGCGTTTGGCGAAGAAGACGGAGCCTATATTGCCTTGGGTGAGGCAGCGCTTATCAGCTCCGGCCAAGGAACCTTGGGGCAAGAAGAATTAGACCGCATTTCCAATGGCCGCGTAATGGGCTTCGACTTTGGCATCGACAGTTCGCAGTTCACTTTCAGCGCGCAGACGCGTGAGGCCGACCTGGAAGATCAACTCTATTTGTTCGCGAATAAGCTGGCGGAGCCGCGCTGGGATCCAAACCCGGTAATCCGTTCAAAGGCCGCGCAGCAATTGGCTTATGAAAGCTACGCAACCAGCCCCGGCGGTGTGTTGTCGCGTGATCTTGAATATCTGCTTCGCAACAAGGATGGCCGTTTCAAAACCGCTGATGCGCAGGACCTAGCGGCTGCCACGCCAGAAGGTTTCCGCAAAGTGTGGGAACCGATATTGGCGCAGGGTAAGGTCGAAGTGCTGATATTCGGCGATTTCAATGAAACCGATGCAATATCGATGCTGTCGCGGACGATCGGCGCGATCCCGCCGCGCACATCAATTGCCGCCGAGGTGCTTGCGCGTGTACCTGAGTTTCCCGCTGCGGGCACAGCAACCGTGGTCAGAACCCATCGCGGCGATGCCAATCAGGCGGCTGTGGTTATGGCCTGGCCAACCGGCGGCGGCGTCAACGGGCTGCCTGAATCGCGCCAGCTTGAAATACTCACCAGCTTGTTCACCAATCGGCTGATAGATGCGATGCGCGAACGGGCAGGAGCGAGCTATTCACCGCAAGTCGTCACCAATTGGCCGGTCGATCTCGATGCAGGCGGACGCATCACTGCCTTCGCGCAATTGAAGCCCGAAGATGTGCCGGTGTTCTTCGCCGCAGCCGATGCAATTGCGAAGGATCTCGCTGTAAACCCACCGAGCGCAGACGAGCTCGCACGCACTACCGAGCCGCTCAAGCAATTGGTCAGCCGTTCGATGACCGGCAATCTTTTCTGGCTGTACCAGATTGAAGGGTCGAGCCGCGATCCGCGCCGCCTGTACCATTTGCAGACAATATTGACCGATTACAGCGTGACAACACCCGAGCGGATGCAGGCCTTGGCGCAAAAATATCTGAATGCGCGCCCGGGCTGGCGGATGGCAATAATCCCTGAAGGCCAGACGCTTGCAACTTCGGCCGAAGATGCTTCGCCCGCCCGCATTCGCGCGGTTCCGCCACGCGAGACGGGCCGCTAG
- a CDS encoding class II 3-deoxy-7-phosphoheptulonate synthase yields the protein MADKWTPDSWKSHEARHLPRYEDARALADAEHTLANYPPLVFAGEARALKRDLADVAQGKAFLLQGGDCAESFAEFHPNNIRDTFRVLLQMAVVLTYAGKVPVVKVGRMAGQFAKPRSSDTETQGDVTLPSYFGDNVNGIEFDPVQRRNDPERMVRAYSQAASTLNLLRAFAGGGYANLRQVHQWTLDFMGRSPWADKFALTADRIGEALDFMEACGVDPNTVPQLQGTSFFTSHEALLLPYEQSMARQDSLTGDWYDTSAHMLWIGDRTRFEGSAHIEFARGIGNPLGMKVGPSMEPDALIRLLDTLNPNREAGRITLISRFGHDKVEAGLPKLVRAVQAEGHPVVWSCDPMHGNVVKAESGYKTRPFDRILSEVKGFYAVHRAEGSHAGGIHIEMTGQDVTECVGGAVAITDEALGDRYHTHCDPRLNAAQSLELAFLLAEMMTMEAGQAQANAA from the coding sequence TTGGCAGATAAATGGACCCCCGATAGCTGGAAGTCGCACGAAGCTAGGCATTTGCCGCGCTATGAAGATGCGCGGGCACTGGCGGATGCGGAACACACTTTGGCCAATTATCCGCCACTGGTTTTCGCCGGTGAAGCGCGTGCATTGAAACGTGATCTGGCAGACGTTGCGCAGGGCAAAGCGTTTCTGTTGCAAGGCGGCGACTGCGCTGAAAGCTTCGCTGAATTTCACCCCAACAACATCCGCGACACGTTCCGCGTGCTGCTGCAAATGGCGGTCGTGCTGACCTATGCGGGCAAAGTGCCGGTTGTGAAAGTTGGTCGGATGGCAGGCCAATTTGCCAAGCCGCGCAGCAGCGATACCGAAACGCAAGGCGATGTCACTTTGCCGAGCTATTTCGGCGATAATGTCAACGGAATCGAGTTTGATCCCGTTCAGCGCCGGAATGATCCGGAGAGGATGGTTCGCGCCTATTCTCAGGCGGCCTCGACGCTCAACCTTCTGCGCGCATTCGCCGGCGGCGGTTATGCCAACTTGCGCCAGGTCCACCAATGGACTCTCGATTTTATGGGCCGCAGCCCGTGGGCGGATAAGTTCGCGCTCACCGCAGACCGGATTGGCGAGGCACTTGATTTTATGGAGGCTTGCGGCGTCGACCCGAACACTGTCCCGCAATTGCAAGGTACCAGTTTCTTTACCAGCCACGAGGCTTTGTTGCTGCCTTATGAGCAGAGCATGGCGCGGCAGGATTCGCTTACTGGCGATTGGTATGACACAAGCGCGCATATGCTGTGGATCGGCGACCGGACCCGCTTTGAGGGCAGTGCGCATATCGAATTTGCGCGCGGGATTGGTAACCCGCTGGGCATGAAAGTTGGCCCGTCGATGGAACCTGACGCACTGATCCGCTTGCTCGATACGCTCAACCCCAATCGCGAAGCTGGCCGGATCACGCTGATCAGCCGGTTTGGCCATGATAAAGTTGAGGCTGGCTTACCCAAGCTGGTCCGAGCAGTGCAGGCGGAGGGCCATCCGGTCGTATGGTCGTGCGACCCGATGCACGGCAATGTCGTTAAAGCCGAAAGCGGCTATAAAACCCGTCCCTTCGACCGCATCTTGAGCGAAGTGAAGGGCTTTTATGCCGTGCACCGGGCCGAGGGCAGTCATGCTGGCGGCATTCATATTGAAATGACTGGGCAGGATGTAACAGAATGCGTCGGCGGCGCTGTTGCGATTACCGACGAAGCATTGGGAGACCGCTATCATACACATTGCGACCCGCGTTTGAATGCGGCGCAATCGCTCGAATTGGCATTTTTGCTGGCTGAGATGATGACGATGGAGGCGGGGCAAGCTCAGGCAAACGCTGCCTGA
- the egtB gene encoding ergothioneine biosynthesis protein EgtB, whose amino-acid sequence MLKTATPRKRQIGARLADRFRSTRAMTELLIAPLSEADAVLQSMEDASPAKWHLGHTNWFFETFLLRDHMPDYRLHNDRWPFLFNSYYEAEGERIGRFARGMLSRPTVEEILNWRNAVDEAMEPLLDDPRFTDLIELGIAHEQQHQELMLTDIKHALFQNPLGPAMFECSGTYACSYQDEDHSYIHHGGSVQIGHDGAGFAYDNEGPPHQVILTPFELGRRLVNNGQWQDFIDDGGYRNSALWLSDGWAWVQKNAISAPLYWHENDQFSHYGWVKRHAAQPVTHISFYEADAYATWAGGRLPTEFEWEVIAREQDTAPTSNQMDGTEHLLPEGHADLFGDCWQFTRSAYLPYPRFQPAEGAIGEYNGKFMSGQVVLRGASCATARGHSRASYRNFFYPHQRWQFTGLRLAKDI is encoded by the coding sequence TTGCTCAAGACAGCCACCCCCCGGAAAAGACAAATCGGAGCGCGCCTTGCGGACCGGTTCCGATCTACGCGGGCAATGACGGAGTTGCTGATCGCCCCTTTGTCGGAAGCTGACGCGGTTTTACAGTCGATGGAGGATGCCTCGCCTGCTAAATGGCATCTGGGGCATACCAATTGGTTCTTCGAAACTTTCCTTCTGCGCGACCATATGCCGGATTACCGGCTGCATAATGACCGCTGGCCGTTCCTGTTCAATTCCTATTACGAGGCGGAAGGCGAACGGATCGGGCGGTTTGCACGCGGTATGCTTTCCCGGCCTACGGTTGAGGAGATTCTGAATTGGCGCAATGCGGTCGACGAAGCGATGGAGCCGCTGCTCGATGACCCGCGTTTTACCGATCTGATTGAACTGGGTATCGCGCATGAACAGCAGCATCAGGAATTGATGCTGACCGACATTAAACATGCTCTGTTCCAAAACCCGCTCGGCCCGGCGATGTTTGAATGTTCCGGCACCTATGCCTGCAGCTATCAGGACGAGGACCATTCCTATATCCACCATGGAGGTAGCGTGCAGATCGGCCATGATGGCGCTGGATTTGCCTACGATAATGAAGGGCCACCGCATCAGGTCATCCTAACTCCGTTCGAGCTTGGGCGTCGGCTGGTCAATAATGGCCAATGGCAGGACTTCATTGACGATGGCGGGTATCGCAATTCTGCGCTGTGGTTGTCCGATGGATGGGCCTGGGTGCAAAAAAATGCGATTTCCGCTCCGCTCTATTGGCATGAAAATGACCAGTTTAGCCATTATGGGTGGGTGAAACGCCATGCGGCCCAGCCGGTCACCCATATCTCTTTTTATGAGGCAGATGCTTACGCTACTTGGGCCGGAGGCCGTCTGCCGACCGAATTTGAATGGGAGGTGATTGCGCGGGAACAAGATACCGCTCCTACAAGCAATCAGATGGACGGAACCGAGCATTTGCTACCCGAAGGCCATGCTGATCTGTTCGGCGATTGCTGGCAATTTACACGCAGCGCATATCTGCCCTATCCCCGTTTCCAGCCTGCCGAGGGCGCTATCGGCGAATATAATGGCAAATTCATGAGCGGACAGGTGGTGTTGCGCGGGGCCAGCTGCGCCACTGCGCGCGGCCATTCGCGCGCTTCCTATCGCAATTTCTTCTATCCGCATCAGCGGTGGCAATTTACCGGGCTGCGGCTCGCCAAGGATATCTAA
- the egtD gene encoding L-histidine N(alpha)-methyltransferase yields MASSQGLSLVEKDEDGISRDFREAVLAGLSETQKAIPARWLYDDAGSQLFEDITKLPEYYPTRAETEILTERGAEFASAIGPGRAVVEFGSGSSVKTPLLLENIEPAAYVPLDIAGDFLRVSAAELSAKFPGLPVYPVEADFMRRVILPNDIEQIPKLGFFPGSTIGNMVPRTAVDLLRTMRETLGEGSQLLIGMDLIKAPEILEAAYDDAAKVTADFNLNLARRINRELDGSIDLEKLSHIARWNDDYARIEMHLQANEDFDFTVAGQRFAMKAGETIHTENSHKFDRRSSNILLLAGGWAPVSRWTDEQGRFSLILAEASIPRSAP; encoded by the coding sequence ATGGCCTCTTCGCAAGGATTATCGCTCGTCGAGAAAGACGAAGACGGCATTAGCCGAGATTTCCGGGAGGCTGTGCTGGCCGGCTTGTCCGAAACGCAGAAGGCCATTCCTGCGCGCTGGCTCTATGATGATGCAGGCTCGCAATTGTTCGAGGATATTACAAAGCTTCCCGAATATTATCCGACCCGTGCAGAGACGGAAATTTTGACCGAACGCGGCGCAGAATTTGCTAGCGCTATCGGGCCAGGTCGCGCTGTGGTAGAATTTGGTTCGGGCAGTTCGGTCAAGACACCTTTGTTGCTCGAAAATATCGAACCGGCTGCGTACGTGCCGCTTGATATCGCGGGTGATTTCCTGCGCGTCTCAGCGGCGGAGTTGTCCGCCAAATTTCCAGGTCTGCCGGTCTATCCGGTCGAAGCAGACTTCATGCGCCGGGTAATTTTGCCTAACGATATCGAGCAGATTCCCAAGCTCGGTTTTTTCCCTGGTTCGACAATTGGCAACATGGTCCCGCGTACCGCGGTCGATTTGTTGCGTACTATGCGAGAGACTTTGGGTGAAGGCTCGCAGCTCTTAATCGGAATGGATTTGATCAAAGCGCCTGAGATTTTGGAAGCTGCCTATGACGATGCTGCCAAGGTTACAGCAGATTTTAATCTCAATCTGGCGCGGCGGATAAACCGCGAGTTGGACGGTTCGATTGATTTGGAGAAGCTGTCTCACATCGCGCGGTGGAATGATGATTATGCCCGGATAGAAATGCATCTTCAGGCGAACGAAGATTTCGATTTTACGGTCGCAGGGCAGAGGTTCGCGATGAAAGCGGGCGAAACGATCCATACTGAGAACAGCCATAAATTTGATCGGCGCAGCAGCAATATTCTGTTGTTGGCGGGCGGTTGGGCTCCGGTAAGCAGATGGACTGATGAACAAGGCCGGTTTTCGCTCATACTAGCTGAAGCAAGCATTCCTCGGAGCGCCCCGTGA
- a CDS encoding NAD(P)/FAD-dependent oxidoreductase, protein MTRNSIAIIGGGMAGLSCATELAKYGVQPVIFDKGRGPGGRMATRRAELGTELGTKLGQNTLHFDHGAQYFTARDPSFTATVGKWLVRGAASSWPAAGDNSYVGVPGMNGPLKLMARDLGVRWGERVDRIERNDGLWALTLGEAVEHYAQCVIAVPAEQAANLLAGNAPVFAEQAVAVQSSPCWALMVSFDARLPIDSDVMRSTVGGIAWAARNSAKPGRGGPESWVIHGSAELSREILEQEASDASARLLREFFAQAEIEPIEPVHLAAHRWRFAKAGKSDGPPSLWDNAIKLGVAGDWLIEPRVEAAWLSGRALAEQILESFQR, encoded by the coding sequence GTGACCCGCAACAGCATCGCGATAATCGGCGGGGGTATGGCGGGACTTTCCTGCGCAACCGAGCTCGCAAAATATGGTGTTCAGCCAGTAATTTTCGATAAGGGTCGCGGTCCGGGCGGCAGAATGGCAACGCGCAGGGCTGAACTGGGCACCGAATTAGGCACCAAATTAGGTCAAAATACGCTGCATTTCGATCACGGCGCACAATATTTCACTGCGCGCGACCCTAGCTTTACCGCTACTGTCGGCAAATGGCTGGTGCGCGGCGCTGCATCATCTTGGCCAGCGGCAGGTGACAATTCCTATGTCGGGGTGCCGGGTATGAACGGCCCGCTAAAACTGATGGCGCGCGATCTGGGTGTGCGCTGGGGCGAACGCGTCGATAGGATCGAGCGAAACGATGGCTTGTGGGCATTGACGTTGGGTGAGGCGGTCGAGCACTATGCTCAATGCGTCATTGCGGTACCAGCCGAGCAAGCGGCCAACCTCTTGGCCGGAAACGCGCCGGTTTTTGCCGAACAGGCCGTAGCGGTCCAATCCTCGCCGTGCTGGGCGCTCATGGTGTCATTTGATGCGCGCTTGCCGATTGATAGTGACGTAATGCGCAGCACCGTTGGCGGCATCGCATGGGCGGCTCGCAACAGCGCGAAGCCCGGGCGCGGCGGCCCTGAGAGCTGGGTGATTCATGGATCCGCAGAATTATCGCGCGAAATTCTGGAACAGGAGGCGTCTGATGCCTCGGCTCGATTGTTGCGCGAGTTTTTCGCTCAAGCGGAAATTGAGCCGATTGAGCCAGTACATTTGGCGGCACATCGTTGGAGGTTCGCCAAGGCGGGTAAGTCTGACGGGCCACCATCTCTATGGGACAATGCTATCAAATTGGGCGTTGCGGGCGATTGGTTGATAGAGCCGAGAGTGGAAGCTGCTTGGCTTTCGGGTCGCGCGCTGGCTGAACAAATCCTCGAATCTTTTCAGCGGTAA
- a CDS encoding retropepsin-like aspartic protease family protein, with the protein MEDAGALANIFDAAAGVIREVPRSGLLLATLIALAAGFIGAMMVRFKVPMGRFIRSGSTFVLVGVLVTVVLQLSRFDPRIDLALPDLGLPEQTVEGGETRIPLASDGHFWLQAEVNGEPVRFMIDTGATLTAVSADVADRVGLEPRRGGIPVRLNTANGSISAEIATVDEIRFGSVAARGLDAVIAPNMGDTSVIGMNLLSRLKGWRVEDNVMILTPNNPQPALETGQ; encoded by the coding sequence ATGGAAGACGCAGGCGCTCTGGCCAATATCTTTGATGCAGCCGCTGGGGTAATCCGCGAAGTGCCGCGCTCCGGCTTGTTGCTTGCGACTCTGATCGCGTTGGCCGCAGGCTTTATCGGTGCGATGATGGTCCGGTTCAAGGTGCCTATGGGCCGGTTTATCCGGTCAGGTAGCACGTTTGTGCTGGTCGGTGTTTTGGTGACGGTAGTGCTGCAACTTTCACGGTTTGACCCGCGGATTGATCTGGCGTTGCCCGATTTGGGTCTGCCTGAACAAACTGTTGAGGGCGGCGAGACACGCATTCCCTTGGCCTCTGACGGCCATTTCTGGTTGCAGGCGGAAGTCAACGGGGAGCCGGTCAGGTTCATGATCGATACGGGCGCGACTTTGACTGCGGTTTCCGCCGATGTGGCAGACCGTGTCGGACTGGAGCCACGACGCGGCGGCATTCCTGTTCGGCTAAACACCGCCAATGGCTCGATTTCGGCTGAAATCGCCACGGTTGATGAAATTCGCTTCGGCAGTGTTGCGGCGCGGGGGCTTGATGCAGTTATTGCGCCGAATATGGGCGATACGAGCGTTATCGGGATGAATTTGCTGTCGCGGCTGAAGGGCTGGCGGGTCGAAGATAATGTCATGATCCTCACGCCGAACAATCCGCAGCCTGCACTCGAAACAGGTCAGTAA
- a CDS encoding DUF1499 domain-containing protein, whose product MLRKLPRFALVLAILLVLWFAVAMFGAKFGIIDKLFAFGTMTAAWGSMMAMGLAVIAVIALLVALLVKPRSGWLAALIALIIPLAVLGGFNQLREQAGSVPFIYDITTNTADAPMYSDALVKARTDSGENVNPLLDFNSPLGTYEKWAENEELAAKTAAQLISEGYPDLKTLIVAQSPDNALKAVKEAMEMRGFENVTADEKAGTVEGTAVVFWYGFEDDIVARIRPADSGASIDFRSTSRVGTSDLGVNAERIADLSAAVSDRLASQSPEIEVAVPKEEAVAPTPTPAPATEPESE is encoded by the coding sequence ATGCTTAGAAAATTGCCACGCTTTGCGCTGGTCCTCGCCATTCTCCTCGTTCTGTGGTTCGCGGTCGCGATGTTCGGCGCGAAATTCGGTATTATCGACAAGCTGTTTGCTTTCGGCACGATGACAGCCGCCTGGGGTTCCATGATGGCTATGGGGCTTGCGGTTATCGCGGTGATTGCCCTGCTGGTGGCATTGCTGGTGAAACCGCGTTCGGGTTGGCTGGCTGCCTTGATTGCGCTGATTATTCCGCTCGCGGTGCTGGGCGGTTTTAACCAATTGCGCGAACAAGCGGGCTCGGTACCGTTTATCTACGACATCACTACCAACACAGCAGACGCTCCGATGTATTCGGACGCACTAGTGAAGGCGCGGACTGATAGCGGCGAAAACGTGAATCCTCTGCTGGACTTTAATAGTCCGCTAGGCACCTATGAAAAGTGGGCTGAGAATGAGGAACTTGCAGCCAAAACGGCGGCGCAACTGATTTCTGAAGGGTACCCTGACCTCAAGACGCTGATTGTGGCGCAATCGCCCGATAACGCGCTGAAAGCTGTAAAAGAGGCGATGGAAATGCGCGGATTCGAAAACGTGACCGCCGATGAGAAAGCAGGCACAGTCGAAGGCACTGCGGTGGTGTTCTGGTATGGTTTCGAGGATGATATCGTCGCTCGTATCCGCCCGGCGGACTCAGGGGCGAGCATTGATTTTAGATCAACCTCGCGGGTTGGCACCAGTGACCTTGGCGTAAATGCCGAGCGTATCGCTGACCTTAGCGCAGCGGTTAGCGACCGGTTGGCGAGTCAATCACCGGAGATTGAGGTTGCGGTTCCAAAAGAGGAAGCGGTTGCACCGACACCGACACCGGCACCAGCGACGGAACCGGAATCGGAGTAA
- a CDS encoding SDR family oxidoreductase: protein MQILIAGATGNTGLRIVSQMTEQGHHPIAMVREGSDTAGLPTGTQTRAGDLTKISDDLCENIDAVIFAAGSGGGSGKEMTDKVDRDGAKALVDNAKKHGVNRFVMLSSFGAGDPDPESDLAHYMQAKHDADQHLKSSGLDYTILRPVALTEEDGDRHYVLGDEVDPNGEAARGDVAALLIRAVDDPDLLGKTLAMQSVE, encoded by the coding sequence ATGCAGATTCTTATCGCCGGAGCGACCGGCAATACAGGTTTACGAATTGTCAGCCAGATGACTGAGCAGGGCCACCATCCAATCGCTATGGTTCGCGAAGGCTCCGACACAGCCGGTCTACCGACCGGAACACAAACCAGAGCGGGCGATCTAACCAAGATTTCTGATGATTTGTGCGAAAATATCGATGCGGTTATTTTCGCTGCTGGTTCGGGCGGCGGGAGTGGCAAGGAAATGACCGACAAGGTTGATCGCGATGGTGCAAAGGCGCTCGTCGACAATGCAAAAAAGCACGGTGTGAATCGGTTTGTGATGCTCAGCTCTTTCGGTGCAGGCGATCCCGATCCTGAGAGCGATTTGGCCCATTACATGCAGGCCAAACACGACGCCGACCAGCATCTCAAGTCGTCAGGACTGGATTACACAATTCTGCGCCCGGTTGCTCTTACCGAAGAAGATGGTGACCGCCATTACGTTCTTGGTGATGAAGTCGACCCCAATGGCGAAGCCGCTCGCGGTGATGTTGCGGCGCTCCTTATTCGAGCAGTCGATGATCCCGACTTGCTAGGAAAAACGCTAGCGATGCAATCGGTTGAATAA
- the yghU gene encoding glutathione-dependent disulfide-bond oxidoreductase, whose amino-acid sequence MADPTYTPPEVWTYDSESGGRFAAINRPTAGAQRQEDLPKGNQPHQLYSLATPNGVKANIIFEELLEAGHSDAEYDAWIINIGEGTQFTSGFVDINPNSKIPAMVDFSGAAPIRVFESGAILMHMAEKFGKFLPTDAATRAETLSWLFWQVGSAPFIGGGFGHFYAYAPEKYEYPINRYAMETKRLFDVANNRLKETKFLAGDDYTIADMATFPWLAPFVFGSIYNEAKTFLSIDEYESVARWTHEIAARPAVKRARMVNKSWGEENEQLLNRHSADDFAGKAV is encoded by the coding sequence ATGGCCGATCCAACCTACACCCCGCCCGAAGTGTGGACCTATGACAGCGAGAGCGGCGGACGATTTGCTGCGATAAACCGGCCCACCGCAGGCGCGCAACGTCAGGAAGATTTGCCTAAGGGAAATCAGCCGCATCAATTGTATTCGCTCGCAACGCCAAACGGGGTGAAGGCCAATATCATCTTTGAGGAATTGCTCGAAGCTGGCCATTCGGACGCTGAATATGATGCCTGGATCATCAACATCGGTGAAGGAACACAGTTCACCAGTGGTTTTGTCGATATCAATCCGAACTCAAAAATCCCCGCAATGGTTGATTTTTCTGGCGCGGCACCGATCCGTGTATTCGAAAGCGGCGCGATATTGATGCATATGGCGGAAAAATTCGGAAAATTCCTGCCCACCGATGCTGCCACTCGCGCTGAAACACTTAGTTGGCTATTCTGGCAAGTCGGCAGCGCGCCCTTTATCGGAGGGGGCTTCGGGCATTTCTATGCCTACGCGCCGGAGAAATACGAATATCCGATCAACCGCTATGCAATGGAAACCAAGCGCCTGTTCGATGTCGCCAACAATCGGTTGAAAGAAACAAAATTCCTTGCCGGGGACGATTACACCATCGCCGATATGGCAACCTTCCCTTGGCTTGCACCTTTCGTATTCGGCTCGATTTATAATGAGGCCAAAACCTTCCTCTCGATTGATGAGTATGAATCGGTTGCCCGCTGGACCCACGAAATCGCGGCACGCCCGGCTGTTAAACGTGCACGGATGGTCAACAAAAGCTGGGGCGAGGAAAACGAACAGCTGCTCAACCGTCATTCCGCCGATGATTTCGCAGGAAAAGCGGTCTAA